Below is a window of Comamonadaceae bacterium M7527 DNA.
AAAAGGCCTTGGTGGCGTGGCTGGGCTTGTTAGTCACAGGGCTATGCATGCTGCTGTAATGCCCACGCAACGTGCTCTCGCACCGCTGCATGTGGGTGGTTGGTGTGTTGGCGCAACCCTACCTGCAAGGCTGCTGCCGTGTCATTGTCTGTGCCGGGCTGTGCCAACGCGTTGCCCATGGCAGTGGCCAAATTGCGCAGCCAGCGCGCATGGCCAATGCGCCTGATGGCAGAGCCCTCGGTCTTGCGCAAAAACGTAGCCTCGTCCCAAGCCCACAATTGCAACAAATCGGATGCGGCCAGCTCTGCACGGGCATCAAAGTCAGGCACGCTTGCACGCTGCGCGTACTTGTTCCACGGACAAATCAGTTGACAGTCGTCGCAGCCGTAAATGCGGTTACCCATAGCGCGCCGCAGCGGCTCATCAATGGCGTCCTCATGCTCAATGGTGAGGTAAGAAATACACTTGCGCGCATCCAGTTTGTAAGAAGCCACTATCGCTTGGGTTGGGCATACGTCCAGGCACGCGGTGCATTGGCCGCAGTGGTCTGACACAGGCTGCGTCAATGGCAATGCGGCATCAATAAAAATCTCACCCAAAAAAAACATAGAGCCCGCCTCACGGCTGAGCACCAGGGTGTGCTTGCCACGCCAGCCCTGCCCGCTTTGGGTGGCCAGCTCGGCCTCCAGCACAGGTGCAGAGTCGGTGAATACACGGTGACCCATTGAACCTACATGCGCTTGCAACTGGTCAGCCAAGCGCTGCAAGCGGCCACGCAATACCTTGTGGTAGTCGCGCCCCAGGGCATAGCGCGACACATAGGCCTGCCCTGCCTGGTCCATTTGGGCCCAAGCCACGCTGCGCCAGTCTGCGTCGGGCGGCTCACCCAAGCTGGGCAAATAATTCATGCGCGCCGTGATCACCCGCACGGTACCTGGCACCAACTCATGTGGGCGCGCGCGCATCAGCCTGTGCTTGGCCATATAGTGCATGCTGC
It encodes the following:
- the queG gene encoding tRNA epoxyqueuosine(34) reductase QueG, whose amino-acid sequence is MQPTHWTNDIVEQLNIWGQALGFSQIGIADVDLSHAESGLSAWLEAGFNGSMHYMAKHRLMRARPHELVPGTVRVITARMNYLPSLGEPPDADWRSVAWAQMDQAGQAYVSRYALGRDYHKVLRGRLQRLADQLQAHVGSMGHRVFTDSAPVLEAELATQSGQGWRGKHTLVLSREAGSMFFLGEIFIDAALPLTQPVSDHCGQCTACLDVCPTQAIVASYKLDARKCISYLTIEHEDAIDEPLRRAMGNRIYGCDDCQLICPWNKYAQRASVPDFDARAELAASDLLQLWAWDEATFLRKTEGSAIRRIGHARWLRNLATAMGNALAQPGTDNDTAAALQVGLRQHTNHPHAAVREHVAWALQQHA